GCCGCACAGCGGAGGTGGTCGCTCTCGCTCTCGTCGGCCGCCGCGTCGTCGCTCTCGGCGGTGTCGATCTCGAACTCCTCGGCGAGCGGTTCGGTCACGCTGTCGGCGTCGCTCGTCGCGCTGTAGCCGAGCGCGACGGCGCCGAGGCCTGCGAGGGCGCCGCGGAGGCGTTTGCCCTTTCGAAGCGACCAGAGCGCGGCCGCGCCGAGGCCGGCGGCGAGAAC
This DNA window, taken from Halosimplex litoreum, encodes the following:
- a CDS encoding DUF2892 domain-containing protein translates to MDSTESDDGNGRIARLVLAAGLGAAALWSLRKGKRLRGALAGLGAVALGYSATSDADSVTEPLAEEFEIDTAESDDAAADESESDHLRCAACGEPIVAGQIRSPNEDGETVHETCLEATA